A genome region from Streptomyces xanthophaeus includes the following:
- a CDS encoding PadR family transcriptional regulator gives MSIRHGLLALLERGPRYGSQLRTEFESRTGSTWPLNVGQVYTTLARLERDGLVAPGGEDAAGHTLYAITDAGRTELLQWYERPVDRANPPRDELSIKLAMAVGAPGVDIRSVIQSQRHATIKAMQDYTRLKATALAAVETGRSRERDDVAWLLVLEQLIFQTEAEARWLDHCEARLVRLSLPADRRAAEPERPQAAAAGTPAPTTTTPPRTARTRRG, from the coding sequence ATGTCGATCCGTCACGGGCTACTCGCCCTGCTGGAACGGGGTCCTCGGTACGGCTCCCAGCTGCGCACCGAGTTCGAATCCCGCACCGGCTCCACCTGGCCCCTCAACGTCGGGCAGGTGTACACGACCCTCGCCCGTCTCGAACGGGACGGCCTCGTCGCCCCCGGCGGCGAGGACGCAGCCGGCCACACCCTCTACGCCATCACCGACGCCGGGCGCACCGAGCTGCTCCAGTGGTACGAGCGGCCCGTCGACCGGGCCAACCCGCCCCGCGACGAGCTGTCCATCAAGCTCGCCATGGCCGTGGGCGCCCCCGGCGTGGACATCCGCTCGGTCATCCAGTCGCAGCGGCACGCCACGATCAAGGCGATGCAGGACTACACCCGGCTCAAAGCCACGGCGCTCGCCGCGGTCGAGACCGGCCGGTCCCGCGAACGCGACGACGTGGCCTGGCTGCTCGTCCTGGAACAGCTGATCTTCCAGACCGAGGCCGAGGCCCGCTGGCTCGACCACTGCGAAGCCCGGCTCGTCCGGCTCTCCCTGCCGGCCGACCGGAGAGCCGCGGAACCCGAACGACCCCAGGCCGCCGCAGCCGGGACCCCGGCCCCGACCACCACCACCCCGCCCCGTACCGCTCGTACGCGCCGTGGCTGA
- a CDS encoding ABC transporter ATP-binding protein, which produces MPDQPQSQQPVLQLDRLVRTHGSGATEVHALRGIDLSVFPGELVAVMGPSGSGKSTLLTLAGGLDTPSSGRVIVEGTDITAASRKQLAALRRRSIGYVFQDYNLIPALTAAENVALPRELDGTSARKARASALAALEEMGLGQLADRFPDEMSGGQQQRVAIARALVGDRRLVLADEPTGALDSETGESVLALLRARCDAGAAGILVTHEPRFAAWADRVVFLRDGSVVDETLRSHADSLLSGQAAGQ; this is translated from the coding sequence ATGCCTGACCAGCCCCAGTCCCAGCAGCCCGTACTGCAGTTGGACCGACTCGTCCGCACGCACGGCAGCGGTGCCACCGAGGTGCACGCCCTGCGCGGGATCGACCTCTCCGTCTTCCCCGGCGAACTCGTCGCCGTCATGGGCCCTTCCGGCTCCGGCAAGTCCACGCTGCTCACCCTCGCGGGCGGCCTCGACACCCCGAGCAGCGGCCGGGTGATCGTCGAGGGCACCGACATCACCGCGGCGAGCCGCAAGCAGCTGGCCGCCCTGCGGCGCCGCAGCATCGGGTACGTCTTCCAGGACTACAACCTGATACCGGCCCTCACCGCCGCCGAGAACGTGGCCCTGCCCCGGGAACTCGACGGGACCTCCGCCCGCAAGGCCCGCGCCTCCGCGCTCGCCGCACTGGAGGAGATGGGCCTCGGCCAGCTCGCCGACCGCTTCCCCGACGAGATGTCCGGCGGCCAGCAGCAGCGCGTGGCCATCGCCCGCGCCCTCGTCGGCGACCGCCGCCTGGTCCTCGCCGACGAGCCGACCGGAGCCCTCGACTCCGAGACCGGCGAGTCCGTCCTCGCCCTGCTGCGCGCCCGCTGCGACGCGGGCGCCGCCGGGATCCTCGTCACGCACGAGCCGCGCTTCGCCGCCTGGGCCGACCGCGTGGTCTTCCTGCGCGACGGCAGCGTGGTCGACGAGACCCTGCGCAGCCACGCCGACTCCCTGCTCTCCGGGCAGGCGGCCGGCCAGTGA